Genomic DNA from Theropithecus gelada isolate Dixy chromosome 1, Tgel_1.0, whole genome shotgun sequence:
TCTTATTTCCTGTATTAGTTATATCCAAGCTACTCTTTTGCTGGAGCAACTATGGTAGTGGTTGTAGTGGTGTAGTGATGctggtgatgatgatgaagacaATGATGATATATTCCTGCTAATAAACCTCAATTAAATGACTGCtaattatgtgtcaggcattgtgccAACCAAATTTCAGATAGTAATTCAATTTTATGCCTTAGACTAGTTTGTTATGTAAACGTTATTTTGCTCACTTTGCAGTAAAGAGACTGACATTTGGAGAAGTTGAATCATATGTTCCTCAAATCAATCAAATACTAATTAAGGAAAATAACACGggtttaaaataatacagaacTAATTTTTAGTATGACCCAAATTTCCTACAATAATCATGAAAGCCTGGTCCTGGGGACCAAAGAAAGATAGAAGTAAATCCAAATGATCATATGATATTGTTAACAAAGTAGGTTTAAAAAGAAACGAAATATCCACTCACAAAAATATATGCATAGCTACTTTATTCAGGGAGTGAAAGGAAAGGGACAACTGCACAGGTGGTAGAAGCTCATGCCCAggggacagacagacacagaaaacatCAACAGAATTCTTCGATGGCACCTAAGGAGAAGCTCTGAAAGGCCAGTACAGCTGAGGACTTCCTTTCTAAGTCTCCACCTGGATAGTGGCAGTATGGCAGCATCATAAAGGGAAGCTTTTGCTGTCAGGGAACATCACGGGCAGATCACTGGCTAAGGGGAAAGAAGCTCCCGTGTATCCCTGGATGGCTTTGATAAGAAGATGCAGGTGAAGTTGTGGAATGAGGTGAGCTAATTATCCTCATCCATTCATGGTCCTGATGAACCCTGAAGCTGTTACTTGCTCTTGGGTGGATACTTTGgctggcagggtggggaaggtggcACAGGAGGACATTTCTGCTGGCActgctgaggtgggcagggctgTGGATACTTTAGTGGTGGGCAGGGCTCAGGGCACTTCGGGAATGGACATGGCTCTGGGCACTTTGGCGTGGGGCACACAGGAGGTGGCTGGCAGGGCTGCTTGCACTGCTGCTGTTGGTAAGACATCCTGCTGGAGTCTCAGAATCTGAAAGAAATGATACGACAGTGTTCACGGGAAGGGACTCTCACAAAGAAAAGCCAACGTTTATGTAATACTGTGGGATATTATTTCTCCAAtctccaaaatttatttaaactcCTCATTCCCTTTTCATGACTCTGGTTTATCCTTTCCACTTTAGCAAATTGCTTTATCAACCCTGGGAAATCCTCTGTTTTCTCATgcaatttttccaaagaaaatatctcTGTTATAAAGAATCAAACATGAAAATAACCACTTCAAGAAAGGCAGTCACAAGTTCAGACACCCTGGGCAATCTCAGAAGCTACTCCTATCATCATTATCTGTTGTAAAGTCCCATTGGGCTGATGGCCACAGAGCAAAGGGCCGTTTGGGAAGAACTGCAGGCTCTGACACCTGTTAAAACACAAATGTTTGAAAAGGACACCAGAAAGagatcaaaaaaaggaaaaacactttgCTTTTACCGCTTCTTCAAATCAAAGCCTTCCTGTTAACTTCTCTGTTCATATGAATACCAAACTGCTtacaaaaaaaaagctaaaacagTGTATCATTATGATTTAATCCTCAGGTTCCATCCACTAAGTAGTGTCGAAACTGTAATCAGAGGTTTGGATCAACCATGCTTTCTGTCTTCAGATTAAATTCAACATTTGAGGGCAAAAAGAACAGAGGAACTCAAGAAAGCAGACTCACCGGGTTCTCCAAAGCAGATCGGTGCTCAAGTACCAGGAGTTTAGGAGTTATATGGCAGAGAACCTCTTTATAGGGCCTGCTGCCCCACCCAGGGGGAAGTAGAACTGCCTAAAATGGGCTGGATCAAGTAATGTCCCATCCAAAATGCAAATGTATCCATAACTGGCATGACAGGGaatctcaaaaaaggaaatatcctgttCTGAGATCTCCCGCTGAATTAAGTGCTCATGACTCATGGAGGCCCTGCCTTAGCTCTCAGTTTCAGTGACTTATGGCAGAGAGAAAATTGGCAGATTCTCTAACTGGTGGTCCAAGGCTGTCTTTCTTGATTGGGGGAAAGGATCCCTTTCTATCTTACCCTTTCCCTGAATTATAAAGCATCCTGCTCTGATCCACTTTAGCTGATTTCTATATTGTTGTACATGAACTCAACTCTACCTCTACTCCCTTAGTATAATTTGCCAATTTGCTAGAACTAATGAGAAACTGAACATAGTTCTATCATTGCCAAGTCCTGTGATCACAGGTAGGTCACTTCTCCTCCCTGGGTTTGAGCTTTTCTCTATTCACAGGAAAGCATACTTGGCTCTGGGTTGGAGACTGTCCACATTGTGCTATTTGTAGACCCTTCTTCAAGCCtgaaatttttttcctccatctctttttttttttcctatataatcCTGGGTTTGACTTTATTCTTTGCACTTTTAGAGCTGTCTTTTCCACCCAATTCATAGAGGCATTTCTCTGCTAGGACAGATTCCACAGTCCCCTCAGCACTTTTCCTCCTTGCTGCCCTCAAATATGTGTACTATACACCTTTTAAGGAATTAAAAACTGTGCTCTTAATCGCCACAttaaagaaatggagagaagtgaACAAAAACCGCATGGAATCCCCTAAAACCTATTTATTGAACTGTGCCTATGTGGTTTCCCACAGCAGAGAACAAGATGCATAGACTCACCATCACATGTAAATTC
This window encodes:
- the LOC112630649 gene encoding small proline-rich protein 2E-like yields the protein MSYQQQQCKQPCQPPPVCPTPKCPEPCPFPKCPEPCPPLKYPQPCPPQQCQQKCPPVPPSPPCQPKYPPKSK